One part of the Eulemur rufifrons isolate Redbay chromosome 16, OSU_ERuf_1, whole genome shotgun sequence genome encodes these proteins:
- the KCNH3 gene encoding voltage-gated inwardly rectifying potassium channel KCNH3 isoform X2 — MQRGCACSFLYGPDTSELVRQQIRKALDEHKEFKAELILYRKSGLPFWCLLDVIPIKNEKGEVALFLVSHKDISDTKNRGGRDRWKETGGGRRRYGRAGAKGFNANRRRSRAVLYHLSGHLQKQPKGKHKLNKGVFGEKPNLPEYKVAAIRKSPFILLHCGALRATWDGFILLATLYVAVTVPYSVCVSTAREPSAARGPPSVCDLAVEVLFILDIVLNFRTTFVSKSGQVVFAPKSICLHYVTTWFLLDVIAALPFDLLHAFKVNVYFGAHLLKTVRLLRLLRLLPRLDRYSQYSAVVLTLLMAVFALLAHWVACVWFYIGQQEIESSESELPEIGWLQELARRLETPYYLVGRSSVGGNSSGQSDNCSSGSSEANGTGLELLGGPSLRSAYITSLYFALSSLTSVGFGNVSANTDTEKIFSICTMLIGALMHAVVFGNVTAIIQRMYARRFLYHSRTRDLRDYIRIHRIPKPLKQRMLEYFQATWAVNNGIDTTELLQSLPDELRADIAMHLHKEVLQLPLFEAASRGCLRALSLALRPAFCTPGEYLIHQGDALQALYFVCSGSMEVLKGGTVLAILGKGDLIGCELPRREQVVKANADVKGLTYCVLQCLQLAGLHESLALYPEFAPRFSRGLRGELSYNLGAGGGTAEVDTSSLSGDNTLMSTLEEKETDGEQGLTASPAPADEPSSPLLSPSCTSSSSAAKLLSPRRTAPRPRLGGRGRPSRAGASKAEAGPSAPPRTLEGLRLPPMPWNVPPDLSPRVVDGIEDGCGSDQPKFSFHVGQSGPECSSSPSPGPESGLLTVPLGPSEARNTDTLDKLRQAVVELSEQVLQMREGLQSLRQAVQLVLAPHGEGPCPQASGEGPCPTSASGLLQPLCVDTGTSSYCLQPPAGSVLSGTWPHPRPGPPPLMAPWPWGPPASQSSPWPRATAFWTSTSDSEPPGSGELCSEPTTPASPPPSEEGARTGPPEPASQAEATSTGEPPPGSGGLALPWDPHSLEMVLIGCHGSGTVQWTQEEGTGV, encoded by the exons ATGCAGCGAGGCTGTGCCTGCTCCTTCCTCTATGGGCCAGATACCAGTGAGCTCGTCCGCCAGCAGATCCGCAAGGCCCTGGATGAGCacaaggagttcaaggctgagCTGATCCTGTACCGGAAGAGCG GGCTCCCGTTCTGGTGTCTCCTGGATGTGATACCCATAAAGAATGAGAAAGGGGAGGTGGCCCTCTTCCTGGTCTCTCACAAGGACATCAGTGACACCAAGAACCGAGGGGGCCGTGACAGATGGAAAGAGACAG GTGGTGGCCGGCGCCGATATGGCCGGGCCGGAGCCAAAGGCTTCAATGCCAACCGGCGGCGGAGCAGGGCTGTGCTCTACCACCTATCTGGGCACCTGCAGAAGCAGCCTAAGGGCAAGCACAAGCTCAATAAG GGGGTGTTTGGAGAGAAGCCAAACTTGCCTGAGTACAAAGTAGCTGCTATTCGGAAGTCACCCTTCATCCTGCTGCACTGTGGGGCACTGAGGGCTACGTGGGACGGCTTCATCCTGCTTGCCACACTCTACGTGGCTGTCACCGTGCCCTACAGCGTGTGTGTGAGCACAGCCCGGGAGCCCAGCGCAGCCCGTGGCCCACCCAGTGTCTGTGACCTGGCCGTGGAGGTCCTCTTCATCCTTG ACATTGTGCTGAATTTCCGTACCACATTCGTGTCCAAGTCAGGCCAGGTAGTGTTTGCCCCAAAGTCCATTTGCCTCCACTATGTCACCACCTGGTTCCTGCTGGATGTCATCGCGGCACTGCCCTTTGACCTGTTACATGCCTTCAAAGTCAATGTG TACTTCGGGGCCCACCTGCTGAAGACCGTGCGGCTGCTGCGCCTGCTGCGCCTGCTCCCGCGGCTGGACCGGTACTCGCAGTACAGCGCCGTGGTGCTCACCCTGCTCATGGCCGTGTTCGCCCTGCTCGCCCACTGGGTGGCCTGCGTCTGGTTCTACATCGGCCAGCAGGAGATCGAGAGCAGCGAGTCCGAGCTCCCTGAGATTG GCTGGCTGCAGGAGCTGGCCCGCCGACTGGAGACCCCCTACTACCTGGTGGGCCGCAGCTCAGTTGGAGGGAATAGCTCTGGCCAGAGTGACAActgcagcagtggcagcagcgaGGCCAACGGGACAGGGCTGGAGCTCCTGGGCGGCCCGTCGCTGCGCAGTGCCTACATCACCTCCCTCTACTTTGCACTCAGCAGCCTCACCAGCGTGGGCTTCGGCAACGTGTCCGCCAACACGGACACCGAGAAGATCTTCTCCATCTGCACCATGCTCATCGGCG ccctgatGCACGCGGTGGTGTTTGGGAACGTGACGGCCATCATCCAGCGCATGTACGCCCGCCGCTTTCTGTACCACAGCCGCACTCGCGACCTGCGCGACTACATCCGCATCCATCGCATCCCCAAGCCCCTCAAGCAGCGCATGCTCGAGTACTTCCAGGCCACCTGGGCTGTGAACAACGGCATCGACACCACCGAG CTGCTGCAGAGCCTCCCGGATGAGCTGCGCGCAGACATCGCCATGCACCTGCACAAGGAGGTCCTGCAGCTGCCGCTGTTCGAGGCAGCGAGCCGCGGCTGCCTGCGGGCGCTGTCTCTGGCCCTGCGGCCCGCCTTCTGCACACCTGGAGAGTACCTCATCCACCAAGGCGACGCTCTCCAGGCCCTTTACTTTGTCTGCTCTGGCTCCATGGAGGTGCTCAAGGGTGGCACCGTGCTCGCCATCCTAG GGAAGGGTGACCTGATTGGCTGTGAGCTGCCCCGGCGAGAGCAGGTGGTAAAGGCCAATGCCGACGTGAAGGGGCTGACATACTGTGTCCTGCAGTGCCTGCAGCTTGCCGGGCTGCACGAGAGCCTTGCGCTGTACCCTGAGTTTGCCCCTCGCTTCAGCCGCGGCCTCCGAGGGGAGCTCAGCTACAACCTGGGTGCTGGGGGAGGCACTGCAGAG GTGGACACCAGCTCACTGAGTGGTGACAACACCCTCATGTCCACGctggaggagaaggagacagaTGGGGAGCAGGGCCTcacagcctccccagccccagctgatGAGCCCTCTAGCCCCCTGCTGTCTCCCAGCTGCACCTCCTCATCCTCGGCCGCCAAGCTGCTCTCCCCACGTCGAACTGCACCCCGACCACGTTTAGGTGGCAGAGGGCGGCCAAGCAGGGCAGGGGCTTCTAAGGCTGAGGCTGGCCCCTCTGCTCCTCCACGGACCCTAGAGGGGCTGCGGCTGCCCCCCATGCCGTGGAATGTGCCCCCGGATCTGAGCCCCAG GGTGGTAGATGGCATTGAGGACGGCTGTGGCTCAGACCAGCCCAAGTTCTCTTTCCACGTGGGGCAGTCTGGCCCGGAATGTagcagcagcccctcccctggaCCAG AGAGTGGCCTGCTCACTGTCCCCCTTGGGCCCAGCGAGGCAAGGAATACAGACACACTGGACAAGCTGCGGCAGGCG GTGGTGGAGCTGTCTGAGCAGGTGCTGCAGATGCGGGAGGGACTGCAGTCACTTCGCCAGGCTGTACAGCTGGTCCTGGCACCCCATGGGGAGGGCCCATGTCCTCAGGCATCTGGAGAGGGGCCCTGCCCCACCAGCGCCTCTGGGCTTCTGCAGCCTCTGTGTGTGGACACTGGGACATCCTCCTACTGCCTGCAGCCCCCAGCTGGCTCTGTCTTGAGTGGGACTTGGCCCCATCCTCGTCCAGGGCCCCCTCCCCTCATGGCACCCTGGCCCTGGGGCCCCCCAGCATCTCAGAGCTCCCCCTGGCCTCGAGCCACAGCTTTCTGGACCTCCACCTCAGACTCAGAGCCCCCTGGCTCAGGAGAACTCTGCTCTGAGCCCACCACCCCTGCCTCACCTCCTCCTTCTGAGGAAGGGGCTAGGACTGGGCCCCCAGAGCCTGCGAGCCAGGCCGAGGCTACCAGCACTGGAGAGCCCCCACCAGGGTCAGGAGGCCTGGCCTTGCCCTGGGACCCCCATAGCCTGGAGATGGTGCTTATTGGCTGCCACGGCTCTGGCACAGTCCAGTGGACCCAAGAAGAAGGCACAGGGGTCTGA
- the KCNH3 gene encoding voltage-gated inwardly rectifying potassium channel KCNH3 isoform X1, protein MPAMRGLLAPQNTFLDTIATRFDGTHSNFVLGNAQVAGLFPVVYCSDGFCDLTGFSRAEVMQRGCACSFLYGPDTSELVRQQIRKALDEHKEFKAELILYRKSGLPFWCLLDVIPIKNEKGEVALFLVSHKDISDTKNRGGRDRWKETGGGRRRYGRAGAKGFNANRRRSRAVLYHLSGHLQKQPKGKHKLNKGVFGEKPNLPEYKVAAIRKSPFILLHCGALRATWDGFILLATLYVAVTVPYSVCVSTAREPSAARGPPSVCDLAVEVLFILDIVLNFRTTFVSKSGQVVFAPKSICLHYVTTWFLLDVIAALPFDLLHAFKVNVYFGAHLLKTVRLLRLLRLLPRLDRYSQYSAVVLTLLMAVFALLAHWVACVWFYIGQQEIESSESELPEIGWLQELARRLETPYYLVGRSSVGGNSSGQSDNCSSGSSEANGTGLELLGGPSLRSAYITSLYFALSSLTSVGFGNVSANTDTEKIFSICTMLIGALMHAVVFGNVTAIIQRMYARRFLYHSRTRDLRDYIRIHRIPKPLKQRMLEYFQATWAVNNGIDTTELLQSLPDELRADIAMHLHKEVLQLPLFEAASRGCLRALSLALRPAFCTPGEYLIHQGDALQALYFVCSGSMEVLKGGTVLAILGKGDLIGCELPRREQVVKANADVKGLTYCVLQCLQLAGLHESLALYPEFAPRFSRGLRGELSYNLGAGGGTAEVDTSSLSGDNTLMSTLEEKETDGEQGLTASPAPADEPSSPLLSPSCTSSSSAAKLLSPRRTAPRPRLGGRGRPSRAGASKAEAGPSAPPRTLEGLRLPPMPWNVPPDLSPRVVDGIEDGCGSDQPKFSFHVGQSGPECSSSPSPGPESGLLTVPLGPSEARNTDTLDKLRQAVVELSEQVLQMREGLQSLRQAVQLVLAPHGEGPCPQASGEGPCPTSASGLLQPLCVDTGTSSYCLQPPAGSVLSGTWPHPRPGPPPLMAPWPWGPPASQSSPWPRATAFWTSTSDSEPPGSGELCSEPTTPASPPPSEEGARTGPPEPASQAEATSTGEPPPGSGGLALPWDPHSLEMVLIGCHGSGTVQWTQEEGTGV, encoded by the exons ATGCCAGCCATGCGGGGGCTTCTGGCGCCGCAGAACACCTTCCTGGACACCATCGCTACGCGCTTCGACGGCACGC ACAGTAACTTCGTGCTGGGCAACGCCCAGGTGGCGGGGCTCTTCCCCGTGGTCTACTGCTCTGATGGCTTCTGTGACCTCACGGGCTTCTCCCGGGCTGAGGTCATGCAGCGAGGCTGTGCCTGCTCCTTCCTCTATGGGCCAGATACCAGTGAGCTCGTCCGCCAGCAGATCCGCAAGGCCCTGGATGAGCacaaggagttcaaggctgagCTGATCCTGTACCGGAAGAGCG GGCTCCCGTTCTGGTGTCTCCTGGATGTGATACCCATAAAGAATGAGAAAGGGGAGGTGGCCCTCTTCCTGGTCTCTCACAAGGACATCAGTGACACCAAGAACCGAGGGGGCCGTGACAGATGGAAAGAGACAG GTGGTGGCCGGCGCCGATATGGCCGGGCCGGAGCCAAAGGCTTCAATGCCAACCGGCGGCGGAGCAGGGCTGTGCTCTACCACCTATCTGGGCACCTGCAGAAGCAGCCTAAGGGCAAGCACAAGCTCAATAAG GGGGTGTTTGGAGAGAAGCCAAACTTGCCTGAGTACAAAGTAGCTGCTATTCGGAAGTCACCCTTCATCCTGCTGCACTGTGGGGCACTGAGGGCTACGTGGGACGGCTTCATCCTGCTTGCCACACTCTACGTGGCTGTCACCGTGCCCTACAGCGTGTGTGTGAGCACAGCCCGGGAGCCCAGCGCAGCCCGTGGCCCACCCAGTGTCTGTGACCTGGCCGTGGAGGTCCTCTTCATCCTTG ACATTGTGCTGAATTTCCGTACCACATTCGTGTCCAAGTCAGGCCAGGTAGTGTTTGCCCCAAAGTCCATTTGCCTCCACTATGTCACCACCTGGTTCCTGCTGGATGTCATCGCGGCACTGCCCTTTGACCTGTTACATGCCTTCAAAGTCAATGTG TACTTCGGGGCCCACCTGCTGAAGACCGTGCGGCTGCTGCGCCTGCTGCGCCTGCTCCCGCGGCTGGACCGGTACTCGCAGTACAGCGCCGTGGTGCTCACCCTGCTCATGGCCGTGTTCGCCCTGCTCGCCCACTGGGTGGCCTGCGTCTGGTTCTACATCGGCCAGCAGGAGATCGAGAGCAGCGAGTCCGAGCTCCCTGAGATTG GCTGGCTGCAGGAGCTGGCCCGCCGACTGGAGACCCCCTACTACCTGGTGGGCCGCAGCTCAGTTGGAGGGAATAGCTCTGGCCAGAGTGACAActgcagcagtggcagcagcgaGGCCAACGGGACAGGGCTGGAGCTCCTGGGCGGCCCGTCGCTGCGCAGTGCCTACATCACCTCCCTCTACTTTGCACTCAGCAGCCTCACCAGCGTGGGCTTCGGCAACGTGTCCGCCAACACGGACACCGAGAAGATCTTCTCCATCTGCACCATGCTCATCGGCG ccctgatGCACGCGGTGGTGTTTGGGAACGTGACGGCCATCATCCAGCGCATGTACGCCCGCCGCTTTCTGTACCACAGCCGCACTCGCGACCTGCGCGACTACATCCGCATCCATCGCATCCCCAAGCCCCTCAAGCAGCGCATGCTCGAGTACTTCCAGGCCACCTGGGCTGTGAACAACGGCATCGACACCACCGAG CTGCTGCAGAGCCTCCCGGATGAGCTGCGCGCAGACATCGCCATGCACCTGCACAAGGAGGTCCTGCAGCTGCCGCTGTTCGAGGCAGCGAGCCGCGGCTGCCTGCGGGCGCTGTCTCTGGCCCTGCGGCCCGCCTTCTGCACACCTGGAGAGTACCTCATCCACCAAGGCGACGCTCTCCAGGCCCTTTACTTTGTCTGCTCTGGCTCCATGGAGGTGCTCAAGGGTGGCACCGTGCTCGCCATCCTAG GGAAGGGTGACCTGATTGGCTGTGAGCTGCCCCGGCGAGAGCAGGTGGTAAAGGCCAATGCCGACGTGAAGGGGCTGACATACTGTGTCCTGCAGTGCCTGCAGCTTGCCGGGCTGCACGAGAGCCTTGCGCTGTACCCTGAGTTTGCCCCTCGCTTCAGCCGCGGCCTCCGAGGGGAGCTCAGCTACAACCTGGGTGCTGGGGGAGGCACTGCAGAG GTGGACACCAGCTCACTGAGTGGTGACAACACCCTCATGTCCACGctggaggagaaggagacagaTGGGGAGCAGGGCCTcacagcctccccagccccagctgatGAGCCCTCTAGCCCCCTGCTGTCTCCCAGCTGCACCTCCTCATCCTCGGCCGCCAAGCTGCTCTCCCCACGTCGAACTGCACCCCGACCACGTTTAGGTGGCAGAGGGCGGCCAAGCAGGGCAGGGGCTTCTAAGGCTGAGGCTGGCCCCTCTGCTCCTCCACGGACCCTAGAGGGGCTGCGGCTGCCCCCCATGCCGTGGAATGTGCCCCCGGATCTGAGCCCCAG GGTGGTAGATGGCATTGAGGACGGCTGTGGCTCAGACCAGCCCAAGTTCTCTTTCCACGTGGGGCAGTCTGGCCCGGAATGTagcagcagcccctcccctggaCCAG AGAGTGGCCTGCTCACTGTCCCCCTTGGGCCCAGCGAGGCAAGGAATACAGACACACTGGACAAGCTGCGGCAGGCG GTGGTGGAGCTGTCTGAGCAGGTGCTGCAGATGCGGGAGGGACTGCAGTCACTTCGCCAGGCTGTACAGCTGGTCCTGGCACCCCATGGGGAGGGCCCATGTCCTCAGGCATCTGGAGAGGGGCCCTGCCCCACCAGCGCCTCTGGGCTTCTGCAGCCTCTGTGTGTGGACACTGGGACATCCTCCTACTGCCTGCAGCCCCCAGCTGGCTCTGTCTTGAGTGGGACTTGGCCCCATCCTCGTCCAGGGCCCCCTCCCCTCATGGCACCCTGGCCCTGGGGCCCCCCAGCATCTCAGAGCTCCCCCTGGCCTCGAGCCACAGCTTTCTGGACCTCCACCTCAGACTCAGAGCCCCCTGGCTCAGGAGAACTCTGCTCTGAGCCCACCACCCCTGCCTCACCTCCTCCTTCTGAGGAAGGGGCTAGGACTGGGCCCCCAGAGCCTGCGAGCCAGGCCGAGGCTACCAGCACTGGAGAGCCCCCACCAGGGTCAGGAGGCCTGGCCTTGCCCTGGGACCCCCATAGCCTGGAGATGGTGCTTATTGGCTGCCACGGCTCTGGCACAGTCCAGTGGACCCAAGAAGAAGGCACAGGGGTCTGA